TTTGGACACTGCGATCCAACGCGATCCGCCTAGGCGGTCGCTGTGTGTGCGCGCCAGGGATGCCCAAGGCAGTCCGAGGTCCGCGGCCAGGTGTGCGGCCGCACGGACGACCTTGATCCGGTCCGTCCGCGCCAGCAGTTGATCGAGCACCTTCGTCCGCAAACCGCCAAGCCCTTCCATCAGGCGGCGGGTATCCGCAAGGCTCTGCGTCTTGCCCAGGTCGCTCAGCATCTCGAGCATGGCTCGCTCGGGTGAGGAGACCAGCACGCGAGGGTCGCCGGCAGGCAAGGGTTTCAGCCCTAGTGAGGCGTGGGCCTGCTTGTCAAGGATCCGCGTCGTCTGGTACCGGACGGGAAACCGCTCGGCGATCCATGCCGGTATCGCCTTGGGTCGATCGCCCCAAAGGCTAAGGGCCTCCTCAAACGCGATGTCGTGCTCCAGGCCATGCCAAGCCAGCGCCGTCTTTCCGCCCACGTGAAATCCCGGCACCTGACGCGACAGGAAAACCAGAGCGCCATCGCGCGACAGCTCATCACCTGCGACGGCATAGACACCTCGACCCAGATGATCGAGCCATCCGCTGCGTGCCCAGGCTGATGCTCGGAAGGCGGAGATGCCCTCGCGCCGCAGGACGCCCATGTCCACGGGCTCGCCACGAGGGTGCTTGCGAAGCAGCATCTTGAATGATCCTTGGTCGATAGTTGTCGCCATTCGTCAACTGCACGCTTCATTTCATTCCGTGCATCGTGGTCGGTCCAGCGACGAACGTTAGAGGCGGCGCTAGAGACAGGCCATGACCTCTTATCGTGGAGAAGGCGCAGGGGCCAACTGCAACAGGTAGCGATGATCAGTTCAGACGCGAGTCGCCCTCACGACTCACCTGGCGATCGTCGGATAGAGATCGTCCATCCACACCACCTCGTCCGCGTAGGACTGCAGGTCGGTCGACAGATTGGCCTGCAACCCACTGACCCAGACCTCTTTCTTGAGATCCGACTTGACGTAGGAGATCGCCTCTTCGAAATCGCCGTCGCCCGCCGACAGGATCAGCCGGTCGTAGACGTTCTGCACCGCGAGCTTGATCAGCAGCGTCGCGATCGCGACGTCCACGCCCTTCTGCACTTCGCGGTCGAACTGCACGCCGCAATCCGGGCATTGAAGATGCAGGTTCTTCATTTCGTACAGCTGGACCCGAATCTTCGGACCGCGCGGTGGCGCCGCCTTGAGCCACGTGTGGAACCCGCTCTGCTGATCCGTCGCCAGGTCGCGGGTGGAGTTCAGGTAGTAGCTCTCGTAGATCGGACCACCGTTGCGCTGCACGAGCTCGTTCTTGAGCTTGAGGTAATCGAACGGACGGCCGCGCCCCACATTGAACAGGTAGGCGCCATCGATGATCCAGACCGTTTTCATGCTTGCTCGCTCATGCATCGATTCTAGGCAGAGCCCCACG
This genomic stretch from Mitsuaria sp. 7 harbors:
- a CDS encoding type IV toxin-antitoxin system AbiEi family antitoxin domain-containing protein; its protein translation is MLLRKHPRGEPVDMGVLRREGISAFRASAWARSGWLDHLGRGVYAVAGDELSRDGALVFLSRQVPGFHVGGKTALAWHGLEHDIAFEEALSLWGDRPKAIPAWIAERFPVRYQTTRILDKQAHASLGLKPLPAGDPRVLVSSPERAMLEMLSDLGKTQSLADTRRLMEGLGGLRTKVLDQLLARTDRIKVVRAAAHLAADLGLPWASLARTHSDRLGGSRWIAVSKAGERLDFR
- a CDS encoding NYN domain-containing protein, with protein sequence MKTVWIIDGAYLFNVGRGRPFDYLKLKNELVQRNGGPIYESYYLNSTRDLATDQQSGFHTWLKAAPPRGPKIRVQLYEMKNLHLQCPDCGVQFDREVQKGVDVAIATLLIKLAVQNVYDRLILSAGDGDFEEAISYVKSDLKKEVWVSGLQANLSTDLQSYADEVVWMDDLYPTIAR